A genomic window from Triticum urartu cultivar G1812 chromosome 7, Tu2.1, whole genome shotgun sequence includes:
- the LOC125524396 gene encoding 40S ribosomal protein S10-1-like has product MIISKKNRREICKYLFQEGVLYAKKDYNLAKHPQIDALNLEVIKLMQSFKSKEYVRETFSWQHYYWYLANDDIEFLRTFLNLSSEIVPNTLKKSAKPPSRPFGSGPPDDRPR; this is encoded by the exons ATG ATCATCTCCAAGAAGAACCGCCGCGAGATCTGCAAGTACCTCTTCCAGG AGGGAGTCTTGTACGCCAAGAAGGACTACAACCTGGCCAAGCACCCCCAGATCGATGCCTTGAACCTCGAGGTCATCAAGCTCATGCAGAGCTTCAAGTCCAAGGAGTACGTCAGGGAGACCTTCTCGTGGCAGCACTACTACTGGTACCTGGCCAACGACGACATTGAGTTCCTCCGCACCTTCCTCAACCTGTCGTCTGAGATCGTGCCCAACACCCTCAAGAAGTCCGCCAAGCCCCCGTCCCGCCCCTTCGGCTCTGGCCCACCGGATGACCGCCCCAGGTGA